A single region of the Rhipicephalus microplus isolate Deutch F79 chromosome 10, USDA_Rmic, whole genome shotgun sequence genome encodes:
- the LOC119181769 gene encoding acid-sensing ion channel 4-A-like, producing MLAQLKELLYRSHVPGMKVVMGPFVPASRRARWVFVLAVFTALTCWDIARTVTEYLERHVAMDIELSEVEDEMPLPAITVCNLNPVRKSVLCDPNYEALNAQEGAAYWRARLCNGRAIENVWMSEEVLKEVENFTQWVMRIQRKDVALAKRMGHQRKRLFLECTLGNLNCRDDSLLFAVPYGRYGTCYCFNFLHGFSIPQEDTRDIYRGLRMILDTEIEEYLPLSAEVGFKVMIHEPGVEADYNRNGVHIPPEFVSYLRLAKMTLQRLEPPYPEPCRHDWPPGYKEILFTQTRYTREVIPENSLFRIQ from the exons ATGCTGGCGCAGTTAAAGGAGCTCCTGTACAGGTCCCACGTTCCGGGCATGAAGGTGGTCATGGGTCCCTTCGTTCCCGCCAGTCGGCGAGCCCGCTGGGTGTTCGTGCTCGCGGTTTTCACGGCGCTGACGTGCTGGGACATCGCCAG GACCGTGACCGAGTACCTGGAGCGACACGTCGCAATGGACATCGAACTGTCCGAGGTAGAGGACGAAATGCCGCTGCCCGCCATCACCGTCTGCAACTTGAACCCTGTGCGGAAGTCCGTACTCTGCGACCCCAACTACGAGGCCCTGAACGCTCAGGAGGGCGCTGCGTATTGGAGGGCGCGGCTCTGCAACGGAAGAGCGATAGAGAACGTCTGG ATGAGCGAGGAGGTGCTGAAGGAGGTGGAGAACTTCACGCAGTGGGTGATGCGAATTCAGCGGAAGGACGTTGCGCTGGCCAAACGCATGGGACACCAGCGCAAGCGCTTGTTCCTCGAGTGCACCTTGGGGAACCTCAACTGCCGGGATGACAG TCTCCTGTTCGCAGTCCCTTACGGACGTTACGGCACCTGCTACTGTTTCAACTTCCTGCACGGGTTTTCCATCCCCCAGGAAGACACACGCGACATCTACAGAG GTCTCCGCATGATACTGGACACcgaaatcgaagaatacctgCCTCTGTCGGCAGAGGTCGGCTTCAAGGTCATGATACACGAACCGGGAGTGGAGGCGGACTACAACCGCAACGGAGTACACATTCCGCCGGAATTCGTGTCCTACCTGCGACTTGCCAAG ATGACGCTACAGAGGCTGGAACCTCCGTACCCGGAGCCCTGCCGCCATGATTGGCCGCCGGGGTACAAGGAGATACTGTTCACTCAGACCAGATACACGCGAGAGGTGATACCGGAAAATTCGTTATTTCGCATTCAGTAG